Within Myxococcales bacterium, the genomic segment CCCCGATAGTCGACGCGGACCGATGCGGCATCCTCCAAGGCACTGCGTTGACCGGATGCGCCCAGAAACACCACATCAAACGTGAGCTCGGTCAGCACACCTTGGGGGCCCTCAGCGGCATTGCAGAGCGCCAAGTTTGGAAAATAGTCATATTCGGGGTCGGCGAATGTTGTGTTGACGGCCGCCAGCAACACGGAGGCATCGAGCCACCCGAGGCCGCGGACCCGGTACGAGCCAAGGGCCTCATCCAAGGTGACATCCTCAAAATTTCCGTTGAGCGTGCTCGAAACAAGCTCAAACATCGTCACCCGACCCTCAGCGTCGGCCTCGACATTCACCCCGCTGCCGTCCTTCACTTCGAGCGCCACATTCTCGGTGGGAGTGCTAGCGCCCAAAATAGCATCAGCGGGTCGGCTAATATCACGCAATGTGAGGTTTACTTGCGCGGGCGTTTCGGCATTGCCCAAAAACGCCATCCGATAGCTGGATTGCGCAGCATCTGACGTTTCCGTCGTGCACCCGCCACCCAAAGTCAAAAGAACCACCAAGACTGGGCAGCCCAGCCCGAAGATGCGTAAGGGGGGGGGAGCACCTAGGGTGCTGGGCTGCCGTGATGTCTCAGTGTGTCGTATGGGCATATCGTTACACAACGATCTGACCCCGAGCCTCCTGCAACAGCCGTGCCATAGTTTCACATTGAAATCATTACAGTTTTTGGCAGCAACTGGGGCTTTTCGCTACACCTGGCCACAAGAGTTCCCACCTCCCCTGTGCCCAGCAGAGCGAATTACCCCATAATAGAAGTTAAGGCACGCGCCGCTCTCCAAGTGTTCGACCCACTCGACCGGTTGATGGTTCTCTCCGGATTAAATCGTAGCCTTCCTTTAAAGTGATGCGCTGGAAAGGTTCAAGCGCCTCGGGATGCTCCAGCAATGCTGAGCGAGCCATCCATCCGAGGGCATCCAATCCCGGCACAAGACCAAGCCGTAGTTATGGTGCGGCATAAACAAGTCGATAGGCTCGCCGGAAGGGATCATGGATGTCGGCACCAATCGGTGCACGGGCCCCAGCGCAAATAAAGGGGCTTGCCGAGCCGTGAACTTCCTCTTAAGCCAGTAGTCGGACGGGTCTACTCTCGCTTGATCATCAGGTACCACCGCTACGTCTGAAGCACGAACGAAGGCATGATCCTCCATGAGAGGCAACCACTCGCTCGCGTCTCCGGCTCTCTGCACCACATGCTGCCTGGAATTTTCTTCCAGCGTCAGTCCGTCGTTTGCTATCCCAAAAAGAGCGTCGGGAGATATATGATCAGTGGAAGGTTCAACGAGCACCCCGCGCATCTGATTCAAACTTTTTAACCGCGCGCCTTGGGCTCGCGTCACAACGACTTCGACAATCCTCGGTTTACTGCGCTGACTATCAACATGCATGCCCGTCGCGGCCCCGCCACGGCAACTGGCCACGACGAGAACCAGCGCGCCCAAAGCACAACATCGCAAATGCCGCCAGTCACTGTAATACGCCATGATAACCGGCCATTATGGCAGCCAACGACTCTAGATCAAGCAGATATTTCGTCCTTCTAACCTACGCCGACGGGGCTGTGACACATGTCCGAAGAGCGATCATGCGCAAAAAAAAGCCATTCTTTACGCTGTTCGCTACATTTGGCTACAAGAAATTCCCGCCTCCCTAGGGGGGCAACGGTTGCAGAATTAGCCTAGCAGTTCAACATGAACGTGATGCGCATTAGCGGAAAGAAGTGCCTTATCAAGCGTCAACAGGCTGGCTTCAAGCGATTCAGCAAGCGCTAGATACACGGCATCATACACCGTGAGATTGGAAGCAAATTGAAACGCACGTTGCAACAAAGGCAAATGCGCGCAGCGGCTTATGGGAAGCAGCTCAAGATCCGCCAAAGCCTGCCGCGCGCGCGACGCGGAAATTTCGCCTCGTAGCATGAAGCGTCGCAACACTTGGCCTACTTCTACGTCCATCAAATGGGGAACATATAGCTGTGAGATTTCGGTGCGAAGCCTCCGATGAACCAGGTCTGCGCGCGGCAACCTCAGCAACAGCTCGATGACAATGGAAGCATCCAACACGATCACGAAGCAGATCTTCTCTCTTCTCTGAGTGCATCGACGCCCCCTTCGGAAGGATTAACGGGTTCACGATCCTCCAGGCGCTCTAAAACTTCCGTGAGTGTAGGACGGGACGCCAAGCGCTTTGCCTCTCGCAACAGATAATCCGACAACGTCATGCCGGCCTGTGCCGCCCTAGCTTTGAGGGTGCGGTGAATATGGTCGGGCATATTGCGGATTTGGACCATCTTGGACATGCGATTATGATAAACACATGTGTATCACATGTCAACCGGTACTCGTCGACTACAACTCAAGATCGCCGCGAGCAAATCGAGGAAGGGGTGTGACTGGCCGAAAGGGGTGTACAGGATGGCTGCTGTTACCTAGATACAGAAATATGCCGACATTGGCACTATGTGTCAGTCATGGGACTCGCTGCCGCATGCTCCAGACCCAACTTGGATGGCACAGCCCTAGCAAGCAACGGTTTGGCTATGGGAACGGTGAGCCTGGCCACTGCTTACCTTCGGCTTGATTCCAGAACAGGGGCGGCTTGTGCCTGCAATACCCGAATCTTTGCGGATGAAGGGGGAACAGACATCGAGGTTCACACGCTGTTCCCCACATTTACCCCGAAGGCCATGCTAGAGCAGCTTGCGTCTGTTTTTCCGCTTAAGAAGATTTCGCCATGGCTCCCTCACGTTCACATTATTCCTCGATGGCATGCTCGCCAAGTTTGTCACGGCACTCCAGCATTGCACGATGCCCCGTTTGCGGTTATCCGCTGTGCATGCCCGCCATTCGTGCGTGAGCTAGGATGGGGCGGCGGAGGATCGAGCGGGGCCCTTTATGGGAACGGTTGTCACCAGCTCTAGACTGCGGATGCTGTGAATTTGCGGCTGCCGGCGGCCTTCGGACGGATGGCACAACAATTGCTTAATAATGGCGCGGATCAAGGAATATGAACCAAAGGAGTGAGTGTTCCCATGCTTCGATTACAGCGACCGTTTTGGCTTTTGGGGGTTTGTATTGGGGTAGCCGGGTATGGCTGCGCCCCGGAGGGGGTTCTCGACACTGAAGGCGCCCGGGACGCCAACGTCTCCAACGTCTCTTCCGTGTCCGAGGAGACCATGGCCGCGTGGCGGACTTCGTGCGAGGTGGTGCGTGAAAGTTTGTGCACACACATTGCAGACGACCTGATCATGGATCAAATTTCCGCAAGCTGCGCGGTGGACCGGGATCCTGAGTCATACTGCGCGGGCTCAGGACCGGGCGGGGCGGCCCTTAATTACTATCTCGATACTCGCACCATGGACGGCCTCGAGCTTTCCGAAGTGGCCATGCTTGGCACGATCATCGAAGCGCTCGAGCTACCTGTGGAGGATCCTGTGGGCGCCCCGCCGGGCATGGCCGACAAGATGGAAACGCTCAAGGACAACCTACGTGAGCGGCTGGCGACCTCAGATGCTGAAGACCGACGCCAAGATGCGCATTGGCTTTTAATGGGAAGCTCTAAAGGATCATGCACCCATAAAGATATCGAACACTGCCTAGACTGGTGCATAGAACAATGCGCAAGGAAGGCAAGAACTGATATCCAATGCGTACGGCAGTGTTTCGCCGACCAGGTACCCACACACACCTGGCAACAGCTAGGCGCTCGTCAGGTTAACACAGTAGGCAAGAATTGGGAAGACGAAATAGAAAAGGAGCTAAGGGAGCGCGAAAAGAGCCTCAAGAAGTTCGTACTAGTTGATCGGCCCAACGGCGGCGCAGCGCCGGTGGCGCAATGGGCTTCTACCGAAGCCGCTGAGGCCTTTACGCTTCTTCGGGGAGTTCAGGTGCCTTACAATGTGGATGGCCATAAGGTCATGATTCTTGTCACGTGGTCCGCGGCGGCTGCCATTGTCATGTATGCGGGTTACGAGGCAGCCTTGTTTGCTTCGCCGCTACGGTGGATGAGCGCGCTCTACTATCTGTTCTTGATGCCGCAAGAGCCGGACCAGCCGCTCTTTGCGTTCAGAAGCGACCTTCGCGAAATAATCGCCGAAATGTGATGCGGCTAGTTTGAGCAGGGAGAAAAAACCCTGAGAGGTCCGGCGGATTTGGTACGGGGAACGGTGTAGAAGGGCTTTGAGGGGCATTCATTGAGCTGTCCGCAGAAATAGAAGTGGGAGCCCGGGAGCAGCACCAGATCTTGCCAGCGGCCTTTGTCTATCCAGGTGTCGTACGCTGTATTGCCTAAGGGGTCTTTGACCAGAATGTGGTAACCGTAGGCGCAATGCGATTCCAGCCGCACATTGAGGGTGCCCTGGCCCTTGGCTTGCGCGATCACATGGCTGTTGCTGGCCTTGGGGGCGAACCCCTCCGCCTGTTCATGACCCGCGATGGAGTCCCAGTCCGAGAGATCCATACCGGAGCTGTCTGTGTAACTGGGGCGCGGCTTGGGATCGGCGCCGCCGCACGCCGCAAGGACGAAAAAAGCGAGCGTGAGGATCAGACCGCGCATGGCGCGAAAAGCTAACAGAGCCGTGTCCGTTTGCAAATATCCTTGCCGCACCGCTCAGCGCCCCTTGGCTAGGGGCAGGACTTCGATACTTCGATGCTGCGGGTGGTGTCGTTGAAGGGACCAGGCACCTGTGCGTTGTCCTTGTCGCGCAGCACCAGGCGTATCTCGTGCTTACCCGTGCCCATATTGTCGATGTAGTGTGGCGCCCATTCGGTGATTACCCCAGTGTGCTTCCCATCGATTGTGTATGCTACTTTATATCCGTCGGCTGAAAGTGAAGGCACGTTGGTAACGTAAAAGTCGAGCAGCACGGGTTTGCCCTCCGGGTTACAGCCCTTCGGTCGGCTGTAGGTGAGCAGGGGTGCCTTGCCGTCGAAGTCTTCGAGGTCGGTTTTTGTCTTCAGATGAAACACCGTCCATGCAAAGGGACTCCCTTGCTTGACCGACTCGTGGTGGCCCCGGCTGGGAAACGCCCGTAGCGTATGGCTGCCTTCTGAGAGTGATTCTCCAAGTTCTTTTTGCATGAGTGCCTCGAGGTCCAAGGGCTGCGAGACGTCACGGATGGCGATGTAAGGCAGGTTATCGACGATGAGATGCACATGGTTTCCCGTAGGTGAAAGTTCCCAC encodes:
- a CDS encoding type II toxin-antitoxin system VapC family toxin is translated as MIVLDASIVIELLLRLPRADLVHRRLRTEISQLYVPHLMDVEVGQVLRRFMLRGEISASRARQALADLELLPISRCAHLPLLQRAFQFASNLTVYDAVYLALAESLEASLLTLDKALLSANAHHVHVELLG